In Juglans regia cultivar Chandler chromosome 5, Walnut 2.0, whole genome shotgun sequence, the following are encoded in one genomic region:
- the LOC109019023 gene encoding dirigent protein 22-like translates to MATVLPILAFQIIIFFLISPSIILVAGEDQGFARTLDRKLHGLKKEKLSHFRFYWHDIVTGRNPTAVPIVRQPSNSSTGFGFVSMIDDPLTLGPKLSSKLAGRAQGFYASASQEDVGLLMVMNFAFIEGKYNGSTITVLGRNEVFNTVREMPVVGGSGLFRFARGYVQARTHTFDIKTGDATVEYNVYVLHY, encoded by the coding sequence ATGGCTACGGTCCTTCCCATCTTGGCTTTTCAAATCATCATTTTCTTCCTGATCTCGCCCTCCATAATTTTAGTCGCCGGTGAAGATCAGGGCTTTGCAAGAACCCTAGACCGAAAGCTACATGGGCTGAAGAAAGAAAAGCTTAGCCACTTTCGCTTCTATTGGCATGACATTGTCACTGGCCGTAATCCCACAGCTGTTCCAATCGTGCGACAGCCCTCCAACTCGTCAACAGGCTTTGGCTTTGTAAGTATGATCGATGACCCTCTAACCTTGGGACCAAAACTGAGCTCAAAATTGGCTGGTAGGGCGCAAGGATTTTATGCCTCTGCTTCACAAGAAGATGTTGGTCTATTAATGGTTATGAACTTTGCATTCATTGAGGGCAAGTACAATGGAAGCACCATCACCGTGCTAGGGAGGAATGAGGTGTTCAACACCGTGAGGGAGATGCCGGTGGTCGGAGGTAGCGGTCTTTTCCGGTTTGCTAGGGGCTATGTCCAGGCCAGGACTCATACCTTTGACATCAAGACAGGAGATGCGACTGTTGAATACAATGTCTATGTGTTGCATTATTGA